In the Clostridium sporogenes genome, one interval contains:
- the ilvA gene encoding threonine ammonia-lyase, whose product MELNLDTIKKAQNNIKAVVRKTPLFYSSTFSKKTGYEVYLKCENKQKTGAFKLRGAYNKIVSLTEEEKARGVIASSAGNHAQGVAYAATAFGIKSTIAMPQNAPQAKVMATKGYGAEVVQHGEVYDECYEKALEIQKETGATFVHPFNDIHVMAGQGTIALEILEEIEDIDAIIVPIGGGGLISGIAVAAKSIKPDIKIIGVQSAIIASTKASLERGEVVTLPGAKSLADGISVKTPGDIAFKYIKEYVDEVVTVTEDEIAYGIFELIEKTKVIAEGAGASTVAALLANKINVSEGKKVVALISGGNIDIAMISKIIDRELIILKRRMRFKVELQDKVGEFEDVISNIVSMGANIVKARQDTNWSEKGLEYANVIFEVEVQSKEQGDKLLKQLSEKGYNIQTNICM is encoded by the coding sequence ATGGAGTTAAATTTAGATACAATAAAAAAAGCTCAAAATAATATAAAAGCAGTGGTTAGAAAGACACCTTTATTTTATTCAAGTACTTTTTCTAAAAAAACAGGATATGAAGTGTATTTAAAGTGTGAAAATAAGCAAAAGACAGGGGCTTTTAAATTAAGAGGTGCATATAATAAGATAGTTTCTCTAACTGAAGAAGAAAAAGCTAGAGGTGTTATTGCATCTTCTGCAGGAAATCATGCCCAAGGGGTGGCTTATGCAGCTACAGCTTTTGGAATAAAGTCTACTATAGCTATGCCACAGAATGCTCCTCAAGCTAAGGTTATGGCAACAAAAGGATATGGAGCAGAAGTTGTACAACATGGGGAAGTTTATGATGAATGCTATGAAAAAGCATTAGAAATACAAAAAGAAACGGGAGCTACTTTTGTACACCCTTTTAATGATATACATGTTATGGCAGGTCAAGGCACAATAGCATTAGAGATATTAGAAGAAATAGAAGATATAGATGCTATAATAGTTCCAATAGGAGGCGGCGGATTAATATCAGGAATAGCTGTAGCTGCTAAATCTATAAAGCCAGATATAAAAATTATAGGAGTTCAATCAGCAATTATAGCTTCTACAAAAGCATCCTTGGAAAGAGGTGAAGTTGTAACTTTACCAGGAGCTAAATCTTTAGCAGATGGTATTTCAGTAAAAACTCCAGGAGATATTGCTTTCAAATATATTAAAGAATATGTAGATGAAGTAGTTACGGTTACAGAGGATGAAATAGCTTATGGAATTTTTGAACTTATTGAAAAAACAAAAGTTATTGCAGAAGGTGCTGGAGCATCAACAGTTGCAGCCTTATTAGCCAATAAAATTAATGTCAGCGAAGGTAAAAAAGTTGTAGCTTTAATAAGCGGTGGTAATATAGATATAGCTATGATATCTAAAATAATAGATAGAGAACTTATAATACTTAAAAGAAGAATGAGGTTTAAGGTAGAATTACAAGATAAAGTAGGAGAATTTGAAGATGTTATTTCAAATATTGTTTCTATGGGAGCTAATATAGTTAAGGCTAGACAGGATACTAATTGGAGTGAAAAGGGACTTGAATATGCAAATGTAATATTTGAAGTAGAAGTTCAAAGTAAAGAACAAGGAGATAAATTATTGAAACAACTTAGTGAAAAAGGGTATAATATACAAACAAATATATGTATGTAA
- the rlmB gene encoding 23S rRNA (guanosine(2251)-2'-O)-methyltransferase RlmB has translation MKNRVGQQEEIREDIIEGRNAVIEALKSDKTIEKIMIAKGDLEGSVKVIISLAKEKGIVINEVDRKKLDSISQTKSHQGVIAFTTPYQYCAVEDIIRYAKEKGEDPFIVILDEIEDPHNFGSILRTAEVCGAHGVIIPKRRNVGVTPTVYKTSAGAAEHMKISKVTNINNVIDKFKEKGIWIYGADMCGNDYCFDANLSGPMALVIGSEGRGISKLTKSKCDVLVKIPMLGKITSLNASVAGGILMYEILKQRMKSN, from the coding sequence ATGAAAAACAGAGTTGGCCAACAGGAAGAAATAAGGGAAGATATAATAGAAGGCAGAAATGCGGTAATAGAAGCATTAAAATCAGATAAAACTATAGAAAAGATAATGATAGCAAAGGGAGATTTAGAAGGATCTGTAAAAGTTATAATATCTTTAGCTAAGGAAAAAGGTATAGTGATAAATGAAGTTGACAGAAAAAAACTTGATTCTATATCGCAAACAAAATCTCATCAAGGAGTTATAGCTTTTACAACTCCATATCAATATTGTGCAGTAGAAGATATTATACGATATGCAAAAGAAAAAGGGGAAGATCCTTTTATAGTAATACTAGATGAAATAGAAGATCCACACAATTTTGGATCTATATTAAGAACAGCAGAAGTTTGCGGAGCACATGGTGTTATAATACCTAAAAGAAGAAATGTAGGGGTTACTCCTACTGTATACAAAACATCTGCCGGAGCAGCAGAACATATGAAAATAAGTAAGGTCACTAATATAAATAATGTTATAGATAAATTTAAAGAAAAAGGTATATGGATATATGGTGCAGATATGTGTGGCAACGATTATTGTTTTGATGCAAATTTATCTGGCCCTATGGCATTAGTTATAGGAAGTGAAGGAAGAGGAATATCAAAGTTAACAAAGAGCAAATGCGATGTTTTAGTTAAAATCCCAATGCTTGGAAAGATAACATCTCTTAATGCATCTGTTGCAGGTGGAATATTAATGTATGAAATATTAAAACAAAGAATGAAGAGTAACTAG
- a CDS encoding NYN domain-containing protein, producing MKYIFVDAYNVINSWKELKKIKDYNLEMSREQLLDILNNYASYNQYRIYVVFDAHQTEGPEDIEKINNNLIVVFTREGETADSFIERSINDLGRKIDVSVVTSDSLEQQLIFQRGATRISSLEFYSQVKETEKNIKDKIKKEFSKKGNRLEEILQEDLLEKLEKIRRST from the coding sequence ATGAAATATATATTTGTAGATGCTTATAATGTCATAAATAGTTGGAAAGAATTAAAAAAGATAAAAGATTATAACTTAGAAATGTCAAGAGAGCAACTATTAGATATATTAAATAATTATGCTTCATATAATCAATATCGTATTTATGTAGTCTTTGATGCACATCAAACAGAAGGCCCAGAGGATATAGAAAAAATAAATAATAATTTGATAGTGGTGTTTACCAGAGAGGGAGAAACTGCAGATAGCTTTATTGAAAGGTCTATAAATGATTTAGGCAGAAAAATAGATGTTTCTGTTGTAACATCAGATTCTTTAGAACAACAATTAATATTTCAAAGAGGAGCTACTAGAATATCTTCATTAGAATTTTATTCACAGGTAAAAGAAACAGAAAAGAATATAAAGGATAAAATAAAAAAGGAATTTTCTAAAAAAGGAAATAGATTAGAAGAAATATTGCAAGAAGATCTGTTAGAAAAACTGGAAAAAATAAGAAGAAGTACGTAA
- the thyX gene encoding FAD-dependent thymidylate synthase, which translates to MKVKLLEYTPNAEKLVASAAKLCYSSSGIEEVQNNLDKEKVDKFLNMLMSYGHESPIEHVSFTFGIEGVSRSLTHQLVRHRIGSYSQQSQRYVRLDQFEYVTPPSIEKDEYAKKIYIETMKNCQKSYDEITSILKEKYINDGLRAIDAEKKAIEDARYVFPNACASKIIVTMNARSLINFFRHRCCNRAQWEIRELAEIMLFKVKEVAPTLFKYCGPGCVNGPCPEGKMSCGKIKEVREKYSVKSYKESK; encoded by the coding sequence ATGAAAGTTAAATTATTAGAATATACACCAAATGCAGAAAAGTTGGTAGCTTCTGCCGCAAAATTATGTTATAGTTCGTCTGGAATTGAAGAAGTACAAAATAATTTAGATAAAGAAAAAGTGGATAAATTTTTAAATATGCTAATGTCCTATGGCCATGAATCACCAATAGAACATGTTTCCTTTACATTTGGTATAGAGGGAGTTTCAAGAAGTTTAACACATCAACTTGTTAGACATAGAATAGGTTCTTATTCACAACAAAGTCAAAGATATGTTAGGTTAGATCAATTTGAATATGTAACTCCACCCTCTATAGAAAAGGATGAATATGCTAAAAAAATATATATAGAGACTATGAAAAATTGTCAGAAATCTTATGATGAAATTACAAGCATTTTAAAAGAAAAATATATAAATGATGGATTAAGGGCTATAGATGCAGAAAAAAAGGCCATAGAAGATGCAAGATATGTATTCCCAAATGCATGTGCAAGTAAAATCATAGTTACAATGAATGCGAGAAGTTTAATAAATTTCTTCAGGCATAGATGCTGCAATAGAGCACAATGGGAAATAAGAGAATTAGCTGAAATTATGCTTTTTAAAGTTAAAGAGGTTGCACCGACATTATTTAAATATTGTGGACCTGGTTGTGTAAATGGACCTTGCCCAGAAGGAAAAATGTCCTGTGGTAAAATAAAAGAAGTTAGGGAAAAATATAGTGTAAAATCATACAAGGAGAGTAAGTAA
- the cysS gene encoding cysteine--tRNA ligase: MKVYNTLTNKKEDFVTLVPGEVKMYVCGPTVYNFFHIGNARTFVVFDTIRRYLEYRGYKVKFIQNFTDIDDKMIKKANEEGTSVKELGDRFIKEYYKDADDLNIERATKNPRATEFIEEIIKFVSDLIEKRYAYEIDGDVYFSTKKFNDYGKLSGQNLEELQLGSRINVDERKKDPMDFAIWKSQKPGEPAWESPWGLGRPGWHIECSCMAYNLLGETIDIHAGGSDLSFPHHENEIAQSEARSGKQFAKYWLHAAFINVNNQKMSKSLNNFFTAREILEKYDADVLRMFMLSAHYRTQMNFSVELLDSTKAALERLYNSVNNLENLLDEIKQESFKDEELEYKNELEKYKEKYIEKMDDDFNTADAISVIFDLIRDINTNVTIESSKALVEYALDLIKELGNPLGILQKSTKANLEEEIEKLIEERQKARKEKNWALADKIRDDLKERGIVLEDTPQGVRWKQI, translated from the coding sequence ATGAAGGTTTACAATACTTTAACTAATAAAAAAGAAGATTTCGTTACATTAGTACCAGGTGAAGTAAAAATGTATGTTTGCGGTCCTACGGTATATAATTTTTTTCACATAGGTAACGCTAGAACCTTTGTGGTTTTTGATACTATAAGAAGATATTTAGAATATAGAGGTTATAAGGTGAAATTTATTCAAAATTTTACTGATATAGATGACAAAATGATAAAGAAAGCAAATGAAGAAGGAACATCAGTAAAAGAACTAGGAGATAGATTTATAAAAGAATACTATAAAGATGCAGATGATTTAAATATTGAAAGAGCAACTAAAAATCCAAGAGCAACAGAATTTATAGAAGAAATAATAAAATTTGTAAGCGATCTAATAGAAAAGAGATATGCTTATGAAATAGATGGAGATGTGTATTTTAGTACCAAAAAATTTAATGATTATGGTAAGTTATCAGGACAAAATTTAGAAGAATTACAATTAGGCTCACGAATAAATGTAGATGAAAGAAAAAAAGATCCTATGGATTTTGCTATATGGAAAAGTCAAAAGCCAGGAGAACCTGCATGGGAAAGTCCTTGGGGACTGGGAAGACCAGGTTGGCATATAGAATGCTCTTGCATGGCCTATAACTTGTTAGGAGAAACGATAGATATACATGCTGGAGGATCAGATTTATCATTTCCACATCATGAAAATGAGATAGCTCAAAGTGAAGCAAGATCAGGAAAGCAATTTGCAAAGTACTGGCTACATGCAGCTTTTATTAATGTAAATAATCAAAAAATGTCTAAATCATTAAATAACTTTTTTACAGCAAGAGAGATATTAGAAAAATATGATGCAGATGTTTTAAGAATGTTTATGTTATCAGCACATTATAGAACTCAAATGAATTTTAGTGTAGAATTACTGGACTCAACTAAAGCAGCTTTAGAGAGATTGTACAATTCTGTAAATAATTTAGAAAATTTATTAGATGAAATAAAGCAAGAATCATTTAAAGATGAAGAATTGGAATATAAAAATGAATTAGAAAAATACAAAGAAAAATATATAGAAAAAATGGATGATGATTTTAATACAGCAGATGCTATATCTGTAATATTTGATTTAATAAGAGATATTAACACTAATGTTACTATAGAATCATCAAAAGCATTAGTTGAATATGCATTAGATTTAATAAAGGAATTAGGTAATCCTTTAGGCATATTACAAAAATCAACTAAGGCTAATTTAGAAGAAGAAATTGAAAAACTTATAGAAGAAAGACAAAAAGCTAGAAAAGAAAAAAATTGGGCATTAGCAGACAAAATTAGGGATGATTTAAAAGAAAGAGGCATTGTTTTAGAAGATACACCACAAGGAGTAAGGTGGAAACAAATATAA
- a CDS encoding proline--tRNA ligase gives MKLSKVLIRTLREYPADVEMESQKLLLKGGLTTKIGSGLYGFTPLGYSFLENIQNIIEGNFKKIGASKIFIPYVNNFKDISKKDNEPILNYDEWILRFISFLKNNVTSYKQLPLFFYENNIENNYKFKNNLGIMCGKEELKEYFYMVLDEEDDEFNKEQLIKLYKDIFEILNLEYHIVEDKMDGSVRLIIYNNIGDSHIVACRKCNYGNEINRALSIPDNNIENDLKELKKIETPGIRTIEELGGFFKVPYRKFTKTIIYECDNNPIVAVMVRGDRDIDEFKVIKNLGNIGNFKLAGEDVVKQVTNADIGFAGPINLAVDKILVDEEITKMNNFMVGANETGYHYENVNYERDFNGIVGDFRKIHKDSKCILCGHKLEDNTGFVLGEIKKIETNLIKNESATFIDDKGKNKPFIIYKGFMDIYKIISLIIEQNKDELGIIWPIEASAFKVIITIANVKDEQQLKIAEKIYNNLIDNGVNTILDDRKERAGVKFKDSELWGIPIRITVGKNIKESNVEIKLRNSEEKREIPIDQLQKSIKSLLGMS, from the coding sequence ATGAAACTATCAAAAGTATTAATTCGAACTCTAAGGGAATATCCAGCAGATGTAGAAATGGAAAGTCAAAAGTTATTATTAAAAGGAGGTTTAACAACAAAAATAGGTAGTGGGTTGTATGGATTTACACCTTTAGGATATAGTTTTCTAGAAAATATACAGAATATAATTGAGGGTAATTTTAAAAAAATAGGGGCATCTAAAATATTTATACCTTATGTAAACAATTTCAAAGATATAAGTAAAAAAGATAATGAGCCTATATTAAACTATGATGAATGGATTTTAAGATTTATAAGCTTTTTAAAAAATAATGTGACTTCTTATAAGCAATTGCCACTGTTTTTTTATGAGAATAATATAGAGAACAATTATAAATTCAAAAATAATTTAGGAATTATGTGTGGAAAAGAAGAATTAAAAGAGTATTTTTACATGGTGTTAGATGAAGAAGATGATGAATTTAATAAAGAACAATTGATAAAACTATATAAAGATATTTTTGAAATTTTAAATTTAGAATACCATATAGTAGAAGATAAAATGGATGGAAGTGTAAGACTTATAATATATAACAATATAGGAGATTCACATATAGTTGCATGTAGGAAATGTAATTATGGGAATGAAATCAATAGAGCTTTATCTATACCAGATAATAACATAGAAAATGATTTAAAAGAATTAAAAAAAATAGAAACACCAGGTATAAGAACTATAGAGGAACTTGGTGGATTTTTTAAGGTACCCTATAGGAAGTTTACAAAAACAATAATATATGAGTGTGACAATAATCCTATTGTTGCAGTTATGGTAAGAGGGGATAGGGATATAGATGAATTTAAAGTTATTAAAAATTTAGGCAATATAGGAAATTTTAAATTAGCAGGAGAAGATGTTGTTAAACAAGTTACAAATGCAGATATAGGCTTTGCTGGTCCAATTAATCTAGCAGTTGACAAGATATTAGTAGATGAAGAAATAACTAAAATGAATAATTTTATGGTAGGTGCTAATGAAACAGGATATCACTATGAAAATGTTAATTATGAAAGAGATTTTAATGGAATAGTTGGAGATTTTAGAAAAATACATAAAGATAGTAAATGTATCTTATGTGGCCATAAATTAGAAGATAATACAGGCTTTGTATTAGGAGAAATTAAAAAGATAGAAACCAATTTAATAAAAAATGAATCTGCTACATTTATTGATGATAAAGGTAAAAATAAACCATTTATAATTTATAAAGGATTTATGGATATATATAAAATTATTTCATTGATAATAGAACAAAATAAAGATGAATTAGGGATTATTTGGCCAATTGAAGCATCAGCCTTTAAAGTTATAATAACTATAGCTAATGTTAAAGATGAACAACAGTTAAAAATAGCAGAAAAAATTTATAATAATTTAATTGATAATGGAGTAAACACAATTTTAGATGATAGAAAAGAAAGAGCAGGAGTAAAGTTTAAAGATTCAGAGTTATGGGGAATACCTATTAGAATAACTGTTGGCAAAAACATAAAAGAAAGTAATGTAGAAATAAAATTAAGAAATTCAGAGGAGAAACGAGAAATCCCAATAGATCAATTACAAAAAAGTATTAAAAGCCTATTGGGTATGTCTTAA
- the sigH gene encoding RNA polymerase sporulation sigma factor SigH encodes MDRKVQINSKISSFEGCVDEEIVMEAKAGNSRAQEYIIGKYENFVKAKAKSYFLIGADKEDIYQEGMIGLYKAIRDFKPDKLSSFKAFAELCVTRQIITAIKTATRQKHIPLNTYVSLNKPIYDEESDRTLLDILSEAKVANPEELIISREELKHIQNEIGEVLSDLEMEVLMSYLDGKSYQEIACDLDRHAKSIDNALQRVKRKLEKCLNNK; translated from the coding sequence TTGGATAGAAAGGTTCAAATTAATAGTAAAATTTCCTCCTTTGAAGGATGTGTAGATGAGGAAATAGTTATGGAAGCTAAAGCAGGAAATTCTAGAGCACAAGAATATATAATCGGCAAATATGAGAATTTTGTTAAAGCTAAGGCGAAATCTTATTTTTTAATAGGAGCAGATAAAGAAGATATATATCAAGAAGGTATGATAGGCTTGTATAAAGCTATAAGAGATTTCAAACCTGATAAATTATCTTCATTTAAAGCTTTTGCTGAACTTTGTGTCACTAGGCAAATTATAACAGCTATAAAAACTGCAACTAGGCAAAAACACATTCCACTTAACACATATGTTTCTTTAAATAAGCCAATATATGATGAGGAATCAGATAGAACCTTATTGGATATTTTATCAGAAGCTAAAGTGGCTAATCCAGAGGAATTGATTATAAGTAGAGAAGAATTAAAGCATATACAAAATGAAATAGGTGAAGTGTTATCAGATCTTGAAATGGAAGTCTTAATGTCTTATTTAGATGGAAAATCTTATCAGGAAATTGCATGCGATTTAGATAGGCATGCTAAGTCTATAGATAATGCATTACAAAGAGTAAAAAGAAAATTAGAAAAATGCTTAAATAATAAATAA
- a CDS encoding Mini-ribonuclease 3 — translation MDFNLFQNKFTIKDAKTLNPLVLAFIGDAVYEVFIRTFLVDNNRELNVHKLHVNAIKYVKAHGQSDYIKDIMGDLNEDELYIFKRGRNAKSGTVPKNADVQEYRFATGFEALIGFLYITEQQERLNYLLNKIVTLNGKKGALDNES, via the coding sequence ATGGATTTTAATTTATTTCAAAATAAGTTTACTATTAAAGATGCAAAAACATTAAATCCTCTAGTACTTGCATTCATAGGAGATGCAGTATATGAGGTTTTTATAAGAACATTTCTTGTAGATAATAATAGAGAGTTAAATGTTCATAAACTACATGTGAATGCTATAAAGTATGTAAAGGCTCATGGACAGAGTGATTATATAAAAGATATAATGGGAGATTTAAATGAAGATGAGCTTTATATATTTAAAAGAGGAAGAAATGCTAAATCAGGTACAGTGCCTAAAAATGCTGATGTTCAAGAATATAGATTCGCAACTGGCTTTGAAGCCCTTATAGGTTTTTTATATATCACAGAACAACAGGAAAGATTAAATTATTTATTAAATAAGATAGTTACTTTAAATGGAAAAAAAGGAGCACTTGACAATGAAAGTTAA